The Paeniglutamicibacter sulfureus genome includes a region encoding these proteins:
- a CDS encoding amino acid ABC transporter ATP-binding protein has translation MSATTMETAVTATAPEPMIKADAVRKSYGQLEVLKGIDLQVARGEVVCLIGPSGSGKSTLLRCMNHLESIEGGRMWVDGKVMGYDIKGSKLHEQPHAKVCRSRTEIGMVFQHFNLFPHMTVLENLIEAPRLVLKESRAAASNRAMVLLDSVGLADKAKAYPRQLSGGQQQRVAIARALCMKPKVMLFDEPTSALDPELVGEVLKVMKDLAATGMTMVVVTHEMNFARDVADRVVFMDNGHVVESGPAKDVIGNPQHERTRAFLASVL, from the coding sequence ATGAGTGCGACCACCATGGAAACCGCCGTCACGGCCACGGCGCCGGAACCGATGATCAAGGCCGATGCTGTCCGCAAGAGCTACGGCCAACTGGAGGTGCTCAAGGGCATCGACCTGCAAGTGGCCCGCGGGGAGGTCGTGTGCCTGATCGGGCCCTCGGGCTCGGGCAAGTCCACGCTGCTGCGTTGCATGAACCACCTGGAATCCATCGAGGGCGGGCGCATGTGGGTGGACGGGAAGGTCATGGGCTATGACATCAAGGGCAGCAAGCTGCACGAACAGCCGCATGCGAAGGTTTGCCGATCCCGCACGGAAATCGGGATGGTCTTCCAGCACTTCAACCTCTTCCCGCACATGACCGTGCTGGAGAACCTCATCGAGGCCCCGCGTCTGGTGCTCAAGGAAAGTCGTGCCGCGGCGTCCAATCGGGCCATGGTGCTGCTGGATTCGGTGGGTCTGGCCGACAAGGCGAAGGCCTACCCGCGCCAGCTCTCGGGCGGGCAACAGCAGCGCGTGGCGATCGCCCGTGCGCTGTGCATGAAGCCGAAGGTGATGCTCTTCGACGAGCCCACCAGCGCCCTGGACCCGGAGCTGGTCGGCGAGGTCCTCAAGGTCATGAAAGACCTGGCCGCCACCGGCATGACCATGGTCGTGGTGACCCACGAAATGAACTTCGCCCGCGATGTCGCGGACCGCGTGGTGTTCATGGACAACGGGCACGTGGTCGAGTCGGGCCCTGCCAAGGACGTCATCGGCAACCCGCAGCACGAACGCACCCGCGCCTTCCTGGCCTCGGTCCTCTGA
- a CDS encoding PDR/VanB family oxidoreductase: MSTLEFIETVVHRITRESDGVMSLELRHPLGQELPEWSAGAHLDVMLPNGLIRQYSLCSNPGVRESWRLAVLREPAGRGGSAYVHDELRPGTKIQVRGPKNNFVLAQAGEYVFLAGGIGITPILPMVRAAAAAGVPWKLVYLGRSRANMAFLDELAVYGDKVDIHADDESGFYPLADLLDDPAAGFHVYTCGPGPLLKVVESLAGSWQDPSRLHFERFAADPETAGAAVSPHQGDHEFTVQGTDGTEVSVPVGVSILQALENAGMSPLNSCREGICGTCETPVISGEIDHRDSLLSDGEREAGDTMMICVSRCRGQRLVLDLG; the protein is encoded by the coding sequence ATGTCGACCCTGGAATTTATCGAAACCGTCGTCCACCGCATCACCAGAGAGTCCGACGGCGTCATGTCCCTGGAGCTACGCCACCCGTTGGGGCAGGAGCTGCCCGAATGGAGCGCCGGGGCACACCTTGACGTGATGCTCCCCAATGGATTGATCCGACAGTATTCCCTCTGCTCGAATCCCGGGGTGCGGGAATCCTGGCGTCTGGCGGTGCTGCGCGAACCCGCGGGGCGCGGCGGTTCGGCCTATGTGCATGACGAACTGCGCCCCGGCACCAAGATCCAGGTGCGCGGGCCCAAGAACAACTTCGTCCTGGCCCAAGCGGGGGAGTACGTGTTCCTGGCCGGAGGGATAGGCATCACCCCGATCCTGCCCATGGTGCGGGCCGCCGCCGCGGCGGGAGTGCCCTGGAAGCTGGTGTACCTGGGCCGCAGCCGGGCGAACATGGCCTTCCTGGACGAGCTGGCGGTGTACGGGGACAAGGTGGACATCCACGCGGACGACGAGAGCGGCTTTTATCCGCTGGCCGACTTGCTGGACGATCCTGCCGCCGGTTTCCACGTGTACACCTGCGGTCCCGGGCCCCTGCTGAAGGTGGTCGAATCGCTGGCCGGGTCCTGGCAGGATCCGTCCCGCCTGCACTTCGAGCGCTTTGCCGCGGATCCCGAGACGGCTGGCGCGGCCGTGTCGCCGCACCAGGGGGACCACGAATTCACGGTCCAGGGCACCGACGGAACCGAGGTCAGCGTCCCGGTCGGTGTGAGCATCCTGCAGGCCCTGGAAAATGCCGGCATGAGCCCGCTGAACTCCTGCCGCGAGGGGATCTGCGGCACCTGCGAGACCCCGGTGATCTCCGGGGAGATCGACCACCGCGATTCCCTGCTCTCGGATGGGGAACGCGAGGCCGGGGACACCATGATGATCTGCGTGTCACGGTGCAGGGGCCAACGCCTGGTCCTCGATCTCGGCTAG